The Aedes albopictus strain Foshan chromosome 1, AalbF5, whole genome shotgun sequence genomic interval CATGGTGCTTATGTTTTTGAGACTTGGATTGTGCTTTAAAACTCTGGCTCATTTGTATCAAGTTAGTCCTACGACAATAACGAAATATTTTTATTCGACCCTCTATTCGTTATACGTGCAGCTCGGAGGGCTCCTTAAATGGCCTGAAAAGGAAGTATTGGAAAGTAATATGCCAGAAAAATACCGAAATGTATTTGAAGATCCGATCACAGTAATATTGGACTGCTTTGAAGTTTTCACCGAAAAGCCAGGAGTAAAGGACGCCATTATTAAAATGTACAGCTCATACAAGCATCATTATACATTCAAGGAATTAGTAGGAATTACACCATTCGGCTCCATATCATACGCATCAAGACCGTACACAGGAAGGACGTCGGATAAACATATCACAGAACAATCAGGATTCATGAATTACATCAAAGCTGGGGACGTTGTACTGGCTGACCGGGGCTTCACTGTAAGAAAAGCTGTCCAGGATAGAGGTGCCCTGTTGAAAGTGCCTGATTCAGCATCAAAAAGTAAGCAAATGAGCTCATCGTCCGTCGAAAGAACCCGTGCACTGGCGTCTGTCAGGAATGAAGTGGAAAGGGCCATTGGAAGTTTGAGGCAAAAAAGCGAAGTACTTAGCAAAAGGGTACCGATAACGGTCATGAATCACGAACACAATGGACAAAACGTACTGAACATGATTATTGTTGTTTGTTGTGCTAT includes:
- the LOC134285432 gene encoding uncharacterized protein LOC134285432 isoform X2, coding for MYEEPDGYHESIMDELDTGEPIIFESEVYDNSVQYDNDNISVDCETIMDKLRTDELILFEPEIDDASFQFENTSVDWSMLDEDLLSEHNNNDELVYADISPTVISPDDHCEANSNVTSAIPTRAESSPNSSTNDMIKHYEDKLKEKDEEIAELKEVISKQKKILKSFKYDVKSFEGRDTQVKHLTGLPTYSTLKTVYNFVEKGIVSYSDTISKEQAFVMVLMFLRLGLCFKTLAHLYQVSPTTITKYFYSTLYSLYVQLGGLLKWPEKEVLESNMPEKYRNVFEDPITVILDCFEVFTEKPGVKDAIIKMYSSYKHHYTFKELVGITPFGSISYASRPYTGRTSDKHITEQSGFMNYIKAGDVVLADRGFTVRKAVQDRGALLKVPDSASKSKQMSSSSVERTRALASVRNEVERAIGSLRQKSEVLSKRVPITVMNHEHNGQNVLNMIIVVCCAIFNLCPAIIR